The following are from one region of the Candidatus Obscuribacterales bacterium genome:
- a CDS encoding NUDIX domain-containing protein yields the protein MKVTAGVLVYRETDKGLEVLIVHPSGNYNRHKPYGIPKGELNKGEDLEDAARRELYEETGVICRKLYDLGYCDYQKSGKRVYCFAAKGAKSLRPECTSWEIDDAIFVSIRKAQRLLHPDQKIFVKRLKQWLASK from the coding sequence ATGAAAGTCACAGCAGGCGTATTGGTTTATCGAGAAACTGATAAAGGTCTTGAAGTACTCATTGTCCATCCCTCGGGCAACTACAACCGTCACAAGCCGTATGGTATCCCTAAAGGTGAGCTGAATAAAGGCGAAGACCTTGAAGACGCTGCGCGTCGTGAGCTTTACGAAGAGACCGGTGTCATATGCCGGAAGCTCTACGATTTGGGATACTGCGACTACCAGAAATCAGGCAAGCGAGTATATTGTTTTGCCGCAAAGGGAGCTAAATCTCTGCGCCCTGAATGTACCAGTTGGGAGATAGATGACGCGATATTTGTCTCTATAAGGAAAGCCCAGAGGCTTTTGCATCCGGATCAGAAAATATTCGTTAAGCGATTGAAGCAGTGGCTGGCAAGCAAATAA
- a CDS encoding CHAT domain-containing protein encodes MIGPFVSTFASTTDSPVKQADKLYDAAKATYESGNLPQAIALMQQAVEMEKSLKRHSPLVRSLSALATILVANNQTYDARKTYEEALATAKQFQLIDDALSITISLGSLSMQQGNLVEAKKYYELAYADAKANNMAAITANALMNLSVVERSQNHLKEAMSYLDKALPIVEQSGSDAEMGRLYMEIGRVQADLGSVNDALDNYRHAKEKFNQDFDTASEGKALMASGQLLAGKARYDEALAQLQEAQKVLTQDDVQSKLLLIDCQTSLAAISTAQGKFEESNKILSDALSSAKALKNSDRTRAVLSELGYVQFVSGNVEQALDKYLAAYALLGKDSGKSGTIKAVLTTDLAMCYKSLGQLDLAIKNYEQAYAMLAASADTRAKALAANNLAVAYLDNGKIAEFNKIFAEASALLASLNDKKGQAILAYNLGQSKLFSGKSAEAIADYQSALSLIRGAGDKNLEGQALRGEGLAYLLSSQPDKAIDSYNKAIALADAGNTEARWDCHLGLGKAYRALGQTDAALASLRQAAEMAEQERSQLSRDTFKTFNLDLRQDCFYELVDLLVQQGHAEEALEIAERSRARAFTDLLAARQGVAHSLSANGGEDSLNSKVLPSDLTHLSQEYSTANNVTSKALSLAELKQQVVDHNAVCLEFYSLPDKLLVWLIDANGSIRLLPAQPISQKQLRKNVVELYNLLIAQPKSLEEIKKQGQLRQAKLKQMHKLLLGSAEPLLAGKQLIIIPHGPLFLVPFAALMNQQGKFVVENSVLSVVPAVSVLQSTAKLRDSSLNDNTLMAFGNPKTEIFATLGSLPYAEKEVVKAAELFGAAKSTKRLGVDATRATFVSTAPKSSVVHMACHGIINEEQPTLSGLVLAKDGNDNGFMTVKDILSLPPLKSKLIVLSACQTGRGKITGDGVIGLSRAFIAAGTPSVIVSHWNVDDVIAEFQMEVFYKTLLAGKGKAEALREAQLQTISTMEGSMADPSSPTFIRANPRYWAAFQLIGEAK; translated from the coding sequence TTGATTGGGCCCTTTGTTTCTACATTTGCCTCGACAACAGATTCGCCTGTTAAGCAGGCCGATAAACTTTACGACGCAGCAAAGGCCACTTATGAAAGCGGTAACTTGCCTCAAGCTATTGCTTTGATGCAGCAAGCAGTGGAGATGGAAAAATCTCTTAAAAGGCATTCTCCACTTGTGCGTAGCCTGTCAGCACTAGCGACCATACTTGTAGCTAACAATCAGACATATGATGCACGCAAGACATATGAAGAAGCTTTAGCGACGGCAAAGCAGTTCCAGTTGATAGACGACGCTTTATCAATCACGATTAGCCTTGGCTCGTTGTCTATGCAACAAGGAAATCTTGTCGAGGCGAAGAAATATTATGAACTAGCCTATGCTGATGCTAAGGCGAATAATATGGCCGCCATTACTGCCAATGCGCTTATGAACCTGTCTGTTGTTGAGAGATCTCAAAATCATCTAAAAGAGGCTATGTCTTATTTAGACAAAGCTTTACCGATTGTGGAACAAAGCGGATCAGATGCGGAAATGGGACGCTTATACATGGAAATTGGACGCGTTCAGGCAGATTTGGGATCTGTGAATGATGCTTTGGACAATTATCGACACGCAAAGGAGAAATTCAACCAGGATTTTGACACTGCTTCTGAAGGCAAGGCATTAATGGCGTCAGGTCAACTACTTGCCGGCAAGGCAAGATATGACGAGGCATTGGCTCAGTTACAAGAAGCACAGAAGGTGTTAACGCAGGACGATGTGCAGTCGAAATTGCTATTGATAGATTGCCAAACTAGTTTAGCCGCCATCAGTACCGCTCAAGGAAAGTTTGAAGAGTCAAACAAAATCTTGAGCGATGCACTGTCATCTGCCAAGGCATTGAAAAACTCCGATAGAACAAGAGCAGTCTTGTCCGAATTGGGTTACGTTCAATTTGTCAGTGGCAATGTTGAGCAAGCTCTCGATAAGTATCTCGCCGCTTATGCGCTGCTTGGAAAAGATAGTGGCAAATCAGGAACGATTAAAGCAGTTCTCACGACTGACCTAGCCATGTGCTATAAGTCGCTAGGGCAGCTTGATTTGGCAATTAAGAACTATGAGCAGGCTTATGCCATGCTGGCTGCTTCTGCCGACACGAGAGCTAAAGCGCTTGCAGCAAATAATTTAGCTGTTGCCTATTTAGACAACGGAAAAATAGCCGAGTTTAATAAGATATTTGCTGAAGCATCGGCGCTTTTAGCATCTCTCAATGATAAAAAAGGGCAAGCAATATTAGCCTATAACTTGGGACAATCGAAATTGTTTTCAGGCAAGTCCGCTGAAGCCATTGCTGATTATCAATCAGCTCTTTCTTTAATCCGTGGCGCAGGCGATAAAAACCTGGAAGGTCAGGCATTGCGTGGAGAAGGACTTGCTTACTTGCTTAGTTCGCAGCCGGACAAGGCAATTGATTCTTACAATAAGGCTATTGCATTGGCTGATGCAGGCAACACGGAAGCTCGCTGGGATTGTCATCTTGGATTAGGTAAAGCCTATCGAGCTCTTGGGCAAACCGACGCGGCATTAGCGTCCTTGAGACAAGCAGCGGAGATGGCTGAACAGGAAAGAAGCCAATTGTCTCGCGATACTTTTAAAACATTCAATTTGGATTTGCGTCAAGATTGCTTTTATGAGCTTGTTGATTTGCTTGTACAACAAGGACATGCAGAGGAGGCTCTGGAGATTGCTGAGAGAAGTAGAGCACGTGCATTTACTGATTTGCTGGCGGCAAGACAAGGTGTTGCGCACTCACTAAGTGCCAATGGCGGAGAAGATTCGTTAAATTCAAAAGTATTGCCGTCCGATCTTACGCATTTGTCACAAGAATATTCGACGGCAAACAATGTAACTTCCAAAGCTCTGTCTCTGGCTGAGCTGAAGCAACAAGTAGTTGATCATAATGCAGTCTGTTTGGAATTCTATTCATTGCCGGATAAATTGCTTGTTTGGTTGATTGATGCGAATGGCTCAATCCGTTTGTTGCCGGCGCAACCTATATCACAAAAGCAATTGCGCAAGAATGTTGTTGAGCTGTACAACCTGCTCATAGCTCAACCGAAATCCCTTGAAGAAATCAAAAAGCAAGGGCAATTGCGTCAAGCAAAGCTCAAGCAAATGCATAAGCTTTTGCTGGGATCGGCAGAACCACTTTTAGCGGGCAAGCAATTAATTATTATCCCGCATGGCCCATTATTTCTGGTGCCATTTGCGGCTTTGATGAACCAACAAGGTAAGTTTGTTGTAGAAAACTCTGTACTGTCCGTTGTGCCTGCAGTCTCCGTATTGCAGTCTACTGCCAAGCTGCGCGATTCTTCACTCAACGATAATACGCTGATGGCCTTTGGCAATCCCAAAACAGAAATATTTGCGACTTTGGGTTCGTTGCCATACGCAGAAAAAGAAGTTGTTAAAGCTGCTGAATTATTCGGCGCTGCTAAATCTACTAAACGATTGGGAGTCGATGCAACACGAGCAACTTTTGTGAGCACCGCACCTAAGTCGTCGGTTGTGCACATGGCTTGTCACGGCATTATTAATGAAGAACAGCCGACTTTATCAGGCTTGGTCTTAGCCAAAGATGGCAATGACAATGGCTTCATGACGGTCAAGGATATTCTTAGCTTGCCGCCGCTGAAGTCGAAGCTGATTGTCTTGTCTGCCTGCCAGACTGGACGCGGCAAAATAACAGGCGACGGCGTCATTGGTTTATCGCGTGCTTTTATTGCAGCAGGCACGCCTTCGGTAATCGTCAGTCATTGGAATGTAGATGATGTAATTGCCGAATTCCAAATGGAAGTCTTTTACAAGACTTTGTTGGCTGGTAAAGGCAAAGCAGAAGCGCTTAGAGAAGCGCAATTGCAGACCATTTCTACAATGGAGGGATCGATGGCTGATCCAAGTTCACCAACATTTATACGCGCTAATCCACGCTACTGGGCTGCGTTTCAACTTATTGGTGAAGCAAAGTAA
- a CDS encoding FAD-dependent oxidoreductase, whose protein sequence is MTEIKTTCCVVGGGPAGMMLGLLLARAGLEVVVLEKHGDFLRDFRGDTVHPSTLELMYELGILNEFLALPHQKVSQLGGQIGTDFVTMADFSYLPTKCKYVAFMPQWDFLDFLADQGKKYLGFSVRMSTKATQLIEENGEITGIVAEGPDGEIRIKADLVVAADGRASILREQAKLPLQDLGAPMDVLWMRLSRLPSDPPQTLGRIQPGVMFVMLNRGDYWQCGYIIAKNALEKLQSEGLESFQKRVVKIVPFTADRVGELKSWDQIKLLTVQVNRLKKWYRKGLLFIGDAAHAMSPVGGVGINLAVQDAVAAANILYKPLSEGNCTEEDLKKVQDRRTFPTVATQDFQVAVQNNVVKPTLEGTTVLGAPWPVKLLNLIPPLRGIPAAVIGNGFRPEHIRSPEKK, encoded by the coding sequence ATGACAGAAATCAAGACGACGTGTTGTGTCGTGGGTGGCGGCCCGGCTGGAATGATGTTGGGGCTTTTATTGGCGCGCGCAGGCTTGGAAGTTGTTGTATTGGAAAAGCATGGGGACTTTTTGCGCGACTTCCGCGGCGATACTGTTCATCCTTCGACTTTAGAACTTATGTACGAGTTGGGCATTCTAAATGAGTTTTTAGCACTTCCGCACCAGAAGGTTTCTCAATTGGGTGGTCAGATTGGTACAGACTTTGTCACTATGGCTGACTTTTCCTATTTGCCTACCAAGTGCAAGTATGTGGCCTTTATGCCTCAATGGGATTTCTTGGATTTCTTAGCCGATCAAGGTAAGAAGTATTTAGGCTTTTCCGTGCGAATGAGTACTAAGGCAACTCAGTTGATTGAAGAGAATGGAGAAATAACAGGTATTGTCGCCGAAGGTCCGGATGGTGAAATTAGAATAAAGGCTGATCTTGTAGTAGCAGCCGACGGGCGTGCCTCAATTTTACGAGAGCAGGCAAAATTGCCGCTGCAAGATCTTGGTGCGCCAATGGATGTTCTATGGATGCGTTTGTCCAGACTGCCATCTGATCCGCCTCAGACATTAGGACGTATTCAACCCGGTGTTATGTTTGTCATGCTCAACCGAGGGGATTATTGGCAATGCGGATATATTATTGCCAAAAATGCTTTAGAAAAACTGCAAAGCGAAGGACTTGAATCATTTCAGAAGCGTGTAGTTAAGATAGTGCCCTTTACCGCAGACAGAGTTGGCGAACTGAAAAGCTGGGATCAAATCAAATTGCTGACAGTGCAAGTAAACAGGCTTAAGAAGTGGTATCGCAAAGGATTGCTTTTCATTGGCGATGCTGCTCACGCCATGTCCCCAGTGGGTGGAGTCGGTATTAACTTAGCTGTTCAAGATGCGGTGGCTGCTGCAAATATCTTGTACAAGCCGCTTTCAGAGGGTAATTGCACTGAAGAGGACTTGAAGAAGGTCCAGGACAGACGTACTTTTCCAACTGTTGCAACACAGGACTTTCAAGTTGCCGTACAAAACAATGTCGTTAAGCCGACTCTTGAAGGTACAACGGTTTTAGGCGCACCATGGCCCGTGAAACTTTTGAATCTTATCCCGCCTCTAAGGGGTATTCCGGCAGCTGTCATCGGCAATGGCTTTCGTCCGGAGCATATTCGCTCACCGGAAAAGAAGTAA
- a CDS encoding lysophospholipase, translating to MTQDLSKRPSRLASLIAASILACVSNGAFAQDPSQGVADTTSTQVEHVHDSAEQVDIKDLKIPENSSAIYVIKPPMPSAEESAKLIGKKKAIQPPAEEKKPAIKRRTTPPMITWQNPDKPARCVLLCIHGLGLYNKSYEDFGKRMADSGIAVCAIDVRGFGSWMAAKGRESVDFDGCLADVKATLKVLHRVYPHLPIFLVGESMGGAIALRATSMYPELVSGLISSVPSGDRFQQKRTALRVAVHLLSSPDKPFNVGEGVVEQATEKQELRDAWLNDPLDRLNISARELLQFQGFMNQNHDSAKAIVDRPVLIVQGCKDHLVKPEGTVELYNELGTRDRQLILVPRSEHLIFEANQCPDDVLKVVTDWIDAHLTHKQAVGTHS from the coding sequence ATGACTCAGGACTTAAGCAAACGTCCATCCAGGCTCGCTAGCTTGATAGCGGCTTCTATTTTGGCGTGCGTTTCCAATGGAGCTTTTGCACAAGACCCTTCTCAAGGGGTTGCTGATACTACGAGTACTCAGGTTGAGCATGTTCATGACTCCGCTGAGCAAGTCGACATCAAAGACCTGAAAATCCCGGAAAACTCTTCGGCAATTTACGTAATAAAGCCGCCTATGCCAAGTGCTGAAGAGTCCGCCAAGTTGATTGGTAAGAAGAAAGCCATTCAACCGCCTGCTGAAGAGAAAAAGCCGGCAATTAAGCGTCGTACGACGCCGCCGATGATTACCTGGCAAAATCCGGACAAGCCTGCCCGCTGTGTCCTTCTTTGTATTCATGGATTAGGACTCTATAACAAGAGCTATGAAGATTTCGGTAAGCGCATGGCTGATTCAGGAATTGCCGTGTGTGCAATTGATGTGAGAGGCTTTGGTTCCTGGATGGCTGCCAAGGGTCGTGAAAGCGTAGATTTTGATGGTTGCCTAGCTGATGTGAAGGCGACATTGAAAGTGCTTCACCGAGTCTACCCGCATTTGCCGATATTTTTAGTCGGCGAATCAATGGGTGGAGCGATAGCTTTGCGCGCCACTTCGATGTATCCGGAATTAGTTAGCGGACTTATTTCTTCCGTACCTTCCGGAGATAGATTCCAGCAAAAGCGTACGGCATTGCGCGTAGCTGTCCATTTATTGTCATCGCCTGATAAACCATTCAATGTTGGTGAAGGTGTAGTTGAACAAGCAACTGAAAAACAAGAATTGCGTGATGCCTGGCTTAACGATCCGCTCGATAGATTGAACATTTCTGCAAGAGAACTTTTGCAGTTTCAGGGCTTCATGAATCAAAATCATGATAGCGCCAAGGCAATTGTTGATAGACCGGTGCTCATCGTGCAGGGTTGTAAGGATCACCTTGTAAAACCTGAAGGCACTGTCGAACTTTATAACGAGCTTGGCACTCGTGATAGACAATTGATTTTAGTCCCACGCTCGGAGCATTTGATTTTCGAAGCAAATCAATGCCCGGATGATGTGCTCAAAGTTGTTACTGATTGGATTGATGCACATCTAACACACAAACAAGCAGTAGGCACCCATTCGTAA
- a CDS encoding tetratricopeptide repeat protein, which produces MVNRGRKGFIALCLALFCAAGTLPAYAVSENVQKWEKLYKAGVQAVEKGEYWIAKPTLLEALEVARKFDPSDIRIAQTLDQVGRYYTIRGTFQLAEPYLEEAVLVKQRAWGVESDELIPALGSLCRFYMLYGTRSKADPVAEEVLFLVGGKMKEPVWKNKGKVRLKPGEAIEAWVGLADPKRRSPALDWAIVCEDLGYHYRIAKNYDMSQRFFEAALDVKAMAVGKEHLSLAVAHDYLGTLFLETEDYPQAESNLKDALTITERILPPESWEVYSRIDKLGRCLIKEKKYKEAEVLYRKAQHLWDEAPSKYGEEARAKFALGCLYADAHNFSAAAPVLHQALEMSRRINGPDSINVVPYMRKYAYVLYYLGRRSETDNLRGRSDIISGNNR; this is translated from the coding sequence ATGGTAAATAGGGGCAGAAAAGGTTTTATCGCTCTATGCTTGGCGTTATTCTGCGCCGCTGGGACGCTTCCTGCGTACGCAGTATCTGAGAACGTCCAGAAGTGGGAGAAGCTTTATAAAGCCGGCGTTCAGGCTGTGGAAAAAGGCGAGTACTGGATAGCTAAGCCAACACTTTTGGAAGCCCTAGAAGTAGCCAGAAAGTTTGATCCAAGCGATATACGCATAGCCCAAACTCTTGATCAGGTGGGACGCTACTACACTATTCGGGGGACGTTCCAGCTTGCTGAACCTTATTTGGAGGAGGCTGTTTTAGTTAAGCAGCGAGCCTGGGGTGTGGAGAGCGACGAACTTATTCCGGCTTTGGGTTCTCTTTGTCGCTTCTATATGCTCTATGGCACAAGGTCAAAAGCTGATCCTGTTGCCGAGGAAGTGCTTTTCTTAGTCGGCGGCAAAATGAAGGAGCCTGTTTGGAAGAATAAGGGCAAGGTAAGGCTGAAGCCAGGCGAAGCAATTGAAGCATGGGTAGGACTTGCTGATCCTAAAAGACGCAGTCCGGCATTGGACTGGGCTATTGTCTGCGAAGATCTCGGCTACCATTATCGAATAGCCAAAAATTACGACATGTCGCAGCGTTTCTTTGAGGCTGCATTGGACGTAAAAGCAATGGCTGTTGGAAAAGAGCACTTATCCCTGGCAGTTGCTCACGATTATTTGGGTACTCTATTTCTGGAAACAGAAGATTATCCTCAAGCTGAGTCCAATTTGAAGGATGCCTTAACTATTACCGAAAGGATTCTTCCGCCGGAGAGTTGGGAAGTCTATTCGCGTATCGACAAGTTAGGCAGATGTCTTATCAAAGAAAAGAAGTACAAGGAAGCCGAAGTGCTTTACCGCAAGGCGCAGCATCTCTGGGATGAAGCTCCGTCCAAGTATGGCGAGGAAGCTCGTGCCAAATTTGCCCTCGGTTGTTTGTATGCCGACGCGCATAATTTCTCTGCCGCTGCTCCTGTACTCCATCAAGCGTTGGAGATGTCCAGACGCATAAATGGACCGGATTCGATAAATGTTGTGCCGTACATGCGCAAATACGCTTACGTGCTTTACTATCTGGGACGCAGATCAGAGACAGACAACTTGCGCGGTCGCTCTGACATCATCTCAGGCAACAATCGCTAG
- a CDS encoding ABC-F family ATP-binding cassette domain-containing protein — protein MPPVISCQSITKSYSHRPLFQELSLTIGDEDRVGIIGPNGSGKSTLLKIIAGLVESDAGEIVRRKHLKVAYVAQTNIFPDAKSPRQIVTGSITEAISDADRNAKAELWLTRVGFADFDLPVAQLSGGWRKRLALAVALAEEPQFLILDEPTNHLDLEGVLWLEEFLQNSSIPFAVISHDRSFLENITNRTIELNAQYAEGYLSVSGPYSQFLQAREEYMVAQNHEQQALASQVRREIAWLSRGARARQTKSQHRIKEAGKLIEELAEVKARNSTSAVDINFNASGRKTKELVVCKGIAKSYAQKKLFSNLDLVLTPGLKLGLLGTNGSGKTTLLKVLAGKVEPDTGTIKRADALKVVWFDQNREQLPQNITLKEALCSSGDTVTYRDRSIHVATWSKKFLFKPEQLNLPVSYLSGGEQARIFIARLMLQPADVLILDEPTNDLDIQSLEVLEESLEDFPGVVVLVTHDRYMLDTISTQLLALDGKGGASYFADYSQWESKQAQLAKESKSQSTASEKLSTSNSTPDQGKKPLSTSEKKELNTIGEKIEKAESKVALLKERMHDPAIAHDHMKLQECMKELTEAEVIVEQLFARWENLESRHKSS, from the coding sequence ATGCCGCCCGTCATTAGTTGCCAATCTATAACCAAATCCTATAGCCATCGCCCTCTTTTTCAAGAGTTATCTCTGACTATCGGCGATGAGGATAGAGTGGGCATTATTGGACCGAATGGCTCCGGTAAGTCCACGCTTCTCAAGATTATCGCTGGACTGGTGGAATCTGACGCTGGTGAAATTGTTCGACGCAAGCATCTAAAAGTGGCGTATGTTGCGCAGACCAACATATTTCCTGATGCTAAAAGTCCAAGACAGATTGTCACCGGTTCGATAACAGAAGCAATAAGCGATGCAGACCGCAATGCCAAGGCTGAATTATGGCTAACCAGAGTTGGTTTTGCCGATTTTGATTTACCTGTCGCGCAATTATCAGGTGGTTGGCGCAAGCGTCTTGCTTTAGCAGTGGCGCTTGCTGAAGAGCCTCAATTTCTCATTCTCGATGAACCGACTAACCACCTTGATTTGGAAGGTGTTTTGTGGCTGGAAGAGTTTCTGCAAAATTCTTCAATACCATTTGCTGTAATCAGTCACGACAGGAGTTTTTTAGAAAACATCACTAATAGGACTATTGAACTCAATGCGCAATATGCAGAAGGCTACTTGAGTGTGTCAGGCCCTTACAGCCAATTTTTGCAAGCGCGTGAAGAATATATGGTGGCTCAAAATCATGAGCAACAAGCGCTAGCCAGCCAAGTCCGTCGAGAAATTGCCTGGCTTAGTCGCGGTGCAAGAGCAAGACAAACCAAATCTCAGCACCGTATAAAAGAAGCCGGAAAGCTCATTGAGGAATTAGCTGAAGTAAAAGCACGCAATTCAACGAGCGCAGTCGATATCAATTTCAATGCATCAGGCAGAAAGACTAAGGAACTTGTCGTCTGCAAAGGAATTGCAAAGTCATATGCGCAGAAGAAACTATTCAGTAATCTTGATCTCGTACTGACACCTGGACTCAAATTAGGATTATTGGGCACCAATGGTAGTGGTAAAACAACGCTGCTCAAGGTACTGGCTGGCAAAGTCGAGCCGGACACGGGAACAATTAAGCGCGCTGATGCGCTTAAGGTCGTTTGGTTTGACCAGAATCGTGAACAGCTTCCGCAGAACATCACTTTGAAAGAAGCGCTATGCTCCAGCGGTGATACTGTCACTTATCGAGATCGCTCTATACATGTAGCTACTTGGTCGAAAAAATTTCTTTTCAAGCCTGAACAATTGAATCTTCCGGTGAGCTATCTGTCGGGTGGTGAACAAGCAAGAATTTTCATTGCTCGACTTATGTTGCAGCCGGCTGACGTACTTATCCTTGATGAACCAACAAATGATTTAGACATCCAGTCGCTCGAGGTGCTGGAAGAAAGCCTTGAGGATTTTCCAGGCGTTGTCGTGTTGGTGACACACGATAGATACATGTTGGACACTATTTCTACTCAACTTTTGGCGTTAGACGGCAAAGGTGGTGCGTCCTACTTTGCCGATTATTCGCAATGGGAATCAAAGCAGGCTCAATTAGCAAAGGAAAGTAAGAGTCAATCTACCGCAAGTGAAAAGTTGTCGACAAGCAATTCGACACCCGATCAAGGTAAAAAGCCGCTATCGACTTCTGAGAAAAAAGAACTCAATACGATAGGCGAAAAGATTGAAAAGGCGGAATCGAAAGTAGCACTTTTAAAAGAGCGTATGCATGATCCAGCCATTGCTCATGATCACATGAAATTGCAGGAGTGTATGAAGGAACTAACCGAAGCTGAAGTAATAGTGGAACAACTCTTTGCTCGGTGGGAGAATTTGGAGTCGCGACATAAGTCTTCTTAG
- a CDS encoding tetratricopeptide repeat protein, protein MFRPSKLQLAIAITAFAITAAQAVPLSPLEAGKAKLAQGQCAQAVKLLEQAVKAQPNSCEAHLCLGKAYVKTKNLVSARTQFRAAIRTGKGSANAQQANKLLMAMPQNMVCPKTGAATRLLAANLGLLMRQRGVAGTSAMPAVLDFYASWCEPCKQLKPIFDKAKTQYGDKIQFMSINVDDPSNEQLMDQYEVSPIPTIIFINKDGEVVSYSLGFSGDRPINDGISKILPSS, encoded by the coding sequence ATGTTTCGTCCGTCTAAACTTCAACTGGCAATTGCCATAACCGCATTTGCAATTACTGCAGCACAAGCAGTGCCACTTTCACCATTGGAAGCAGGGAAAGCAAAATTAGCCCAAGGGCAGTGTGCTCAGGCTGTAAAACTTTTGGAGCAAGCAGTTAAGGCTCAGCCAAATTCTTGTGAAGCGCATTTGTGCTTAGGCAAGGCTTACGTGAAGACGAAAAACCTCGTCAGTGCCCGTACACAATTTAGAGCAGCAATTCGCACCGGTAAAGGTTCGGCAAATGCCCAGCAAGCAAACAAATTGCTTATGGCCATGCCGCAAAATATGGTTTGTCCAAAAACCGGTGCAGCAACAAGATTGCTTGCTGCAAATCTTGGACTATTGATGAGACAAAGAGGAGTTGCAGGTACAAGTGCAATGCCGGCAGTATTGGATTTTTATGCCAGCTGGTGCGAACCATGCAAACAACTCAAGCCGATATTTGATAAGGCTAAGACCCAATATGGCGACAAGATTCAATTCATGAGCATTAACGTGGATGATCCATCCAACGAGCAGCTCATGGATCAATATGAGGTGAGCCCAATACCAACAATTATCTTTATCAACAAAGATGGTGAGGTAGTAAGCTATTCCCTCGGTTTCTCTGGTGACCGTCCGATTAACGATGGCATTTCCAAAATTTTGCCTTCAAGTTAA
- a CDS encoding endonuclease/exonuclease/phosphatase family protein produces the protein MSYKRKTFDMFYMFHSAILMTLAFAGLFSSTGWFSELCSHFYLQYFIVLLVLLVILALRRRWKLCLIVAPFVLICLYKLLPLYFPRPHIAYDHSRRLAVMTINVNTANRNIGGVVERIREYQPDVICFEEVDNWWVEELKSSLSKEYPFAVAEPHDDNFGIAQLSKLPMQSREILQLGDPPVPAVWCQYALNGKPVSVLSIHTLPPGSPLHLHVRNGEFAAVAKLREKFGDCCVIAGDLNCTPYSSDFDKFVHDSGTYNSMQGFGVQCSWPSLMPFYPFFLIPIDHVLATPNLVCTKRVIGMPMGSDHFPVYAELFYADTTLRK, from the coding sequence ATGTCATACAAGCGCAAGACTTTTGACATGTTCTACATGTTCCATTCAGCGATTTTGATGACGTTAGCTTTTGCCGGCTTGTTTAGCTCGACGGGATGGTTCTCTGAACTCTGTAGCCACTTCTACCTTCAGTACTTTATCGTATTGCTGGTTCTGCTTGTTATTCTGGCTCTTCGCAGACGCTGGAAATTGTGCCTTATCGTCGCGCCCTTTGTTCTAATTTGTCTATATAAATTATTGCCGCTATATTTTCCCAGACCACACATTGCATATGACCATTCGCGGCGTCTTGCAGTAATGACTATTAACGTAAATACGGCAAATCGAAATATAGGCGGCGTAGTGGAAAGAATAAGGGAGTATCAACCGGATGTGATTTGTTTTGAGGAAGTAGACAACTGGTGGGTGGAGGAACTTAAGTCTTCGCTTTCAAAAGAATATCCATTTGCTGTTGCTGAACCCCATGACGATAATTTTGGAATTGCCCAATTAAGCAAATTGCCGATGCAGAGTCGTGAAATTTTGCAGCTGGGAGATCCGCCAGTGCCTGCTGTTTGGTGCCAATATGCGCTAAACGGCAAACCGGTATCGGTACTCTCCATCCACACCTTGCCTCCAGGGAGTCCGCTTCACTTGCATGTTCGCAATGGTGAATTTGCCGCCGTAGCTAAGCTGCGTGAAAAATTTGGGGACTGCTGTGTCATAGCCGGGGACTTGAACTGCACGCCATATTCTTCGGATTTCGACAAGTTTGTCCATGACAGCGGCACTTACAATTCAATGCAAGGGTTTGGCGTGCAATGCTCTTGGCCGTCTCTTATGCCCTTTTATCCATTTTTTCTCATTCCAATTGACCATGTGCTGGCAACACCCAATCTAGTTTGCACAAAAAGGGTAATAGGAATGCCTATGGGCTCCGATCATTTTCCCGTATATGCCGAGCTATTCTATGCCGACACCACGCTTAGGAAGTGA